A window of Bradyrhizobium diazoefficiens genomic DNA:
CGACGCTACGCTGGGAGCAGCATGCGGAATTTACGACATTCAGCTGGTTCTGGACTAACGCAAATCGTCCTGCCGCTCACCAATTCGACAAAGTTGATGATGCCGTCCGATCGCTGATCCGCGCGTTGCGGCAGTCCGGACAATTACTGGTCGCGATCAGGTTAGAAGTGGAGCAGGACGCCTCGCCGGCCAAGCGGGCCGAACAGATATTTGACAAGAATAGCCTAGCCATGGTTGCCACAAAGAGCGGTGCAGGCGTTGCCGCCTCAGACTTCCGCGTGGACGAAAAAGGCTTCACGAAAATCCTCGTCTGCGACCTCGGGTTGACGTCGCACGATCTCGGAGCGCTGGTCCAACGGCTCCTGGAAATCGAGACCTACCGTCCTTTGGCGCTGCTTGGCCTGTCGGCGGCCCTTGAGCTTGCACCGTCTGTTGATCGCATCGACGGCCGTCTTGTCGAGGCGCTCGAAAAAATGCAAAGCGGCGCGGGGCTGCAATTCAACAACCATCTGCTTGCCGAGTTGACGGCGATGGCGGCCTCCTTCGAAAGAGGCGCGACCGGCAGCCTGTTTCGCTTCGGCGCCAGCAGGGCCTATAACGAGCTGGTCCAATCGCGATTGTCTATCATCGAAGGCAACGACGTCTCGGGCTATCCGACCTGGTCGTCGTTTCTGGCGCGCCGCATGGCGCCTGCGATGCGAACCTGCGCGACCGTCGAGGACCGTCAGGCGACCTTGTCGGTCAAGCTCGCGCGTGCCGCCGATCTGTTGCGAACCCGTGTTGACGTCGAGATTGAACGACAGAATCGTGACCTCTTGCACGCTATCAACGAGCGCGCGAGGCAGCAACTTCGGATGCAGTGCACGGTCGAAGGATTGTCGGTCGGGGCGATCGGATATTACGTGGTCAGCCTGTTTAGCTATCTGGCCAAGGGCGCGCACGATGTCGGACTGCGTGTAGAGCCCTCGTTCCTAACCGCAGCCTTCGTGCCGATCGCGGTCGGCGTGATCTGGGTGGTGAGTTACAATATCCGAAAGCGACACCTCAAGCACGACGACGCGCCCTCGGCGGCTCGCGACTAAGGCTTCTTGAGGGAATCAGTGCGTCCGTCCTAGGAAGCTCCCATAATCGTGGTGCGACGCCTCACGCTTTCGACCTTTTGGTTTTTCGAGAGTGCCGCGACGGGTTTGAACGATAGTCAGCGTGGAGATAAAGAGATCATAATCTTTCTGCTCCCCCATCCAGGCGAGCAGCGATTTCGACGGCTGACGTTGGTGAGATCTTCTCACGGCTCGATCAGGAGCAAGGCCGCCTCCGGCGACCGAGCGATGCCGGCATGCGATCACTTTTCCCGACGATTCAACTTCTTCTTGGATTCAATTAAAGAGCGCCCGAGTCCATGTGACTCCGATGAGGCACTCCTCCCAATAGTTGTTGTTTCGCGCTCCGACGCGCGGCAGGTCGATCTACACGAGCAACGGGGGACACCTCAATAACGCTTGACGATCATACATCAGCGCAATTGTCCTCCCTGTCGCTGGAACGCGTAGATCGGATTCATACCGCAATAGGCGTAAGTGCCGGATGCAGTGGCCATGCACTGGTCATAGGTCGAGAACTGGCAATTTCCCGGATATCCCCAGGTACGTCCCTGCAGACAGTAAATGTCCTGCCGAGCCGGGGGAATGTACCTCCGCGGAGCGGCGATCGAAGGGGACCCAAAGTCGACGAGAATGGCAAGTGCAAGCACACCAATAGTCGGAAGATTGGGCATGAGACCTCTAGCCTCCTTTTAGTCTTGCTGACGCTATAAGATTCTCACTTGGTGTTTTGATCTTAGTCAATGGCAAAGACCCAATCGCAGTGCGTCCCGCGATCGCCTCCAAAGAAAGCTCAACCGTAGTGGCACCCCGAATTCGGAGCAGAACTCGCGCTGCTTGTAGAAACAAAGGCACTTTTTCAGCGCGATCGGCTGGATGTCCGGTGGAAACCAGCAACCGAACAGTCGATCGGGCTTGAAACCTTCGCGGTCCGCGAAGTAGTTCGCGTCGACCGCGAAGCATACGGTGAGCTTACCAGCGACCGAAACGGCGGAAAGTCGCCCATCGTCAGGTTTGAGAGCCCTGCTGCGTGACTTGCATAGCTCAAGCGCCTTAAGGGCTCCTGAACTTCCAACGAGTTCTTCTAGCGCTTCGTGGTTGGCTTGATCCGTCGCAGCAAGGAATCGGCATATTCCTCGCGCTCGCGCATGAAGCGCTCTTGATGCGCTCTGAAACTCTGGACCCGCTTCCTGATCTCATCGCGTTCGCTGCCGCCATAGTCAGGCCCGCTGGAGGTACCCTGCTCGACGGCTTCGTTCGGCTGAGGCCGCTCGATCTCCATCTTCAGCGATCTGGCGAATGCCGTGGTTTCAGCGACAAGCGCATCGAGCTCGCTCTTCCAATCCTGCATTGACGCCCCCATGCGATACGGCTTGCTAGATGAACCAGTTCGTCACAAACTCGGCTGCGACCGTGACGCAGACGCCAATTACCAGATAGGGCACCCCAACCAGCATCTGCTTCTCGTTAAAAGGCCAACCGACAATAATGATCGACGATGGCCTTCCGCGCTCAAAATGCTCATCGGAAAAAGGCGCAGTCAAGAGCCTGAGGCAACAATTGTAGACCCGAAACATCTGGCTTCCTACTTATACCTTTCAGCACGCTTAACGCAGGCCGAAGCTGTTTGCGCCGGGGAAGGGCGCGGAGAGATTTCTCCCTGTCAATAGCCCCTGCAATCGGCGCCAACTGCTCCGAGCGGCCTGCATCAAAGGGTGATAGCGCTCTTGTGGCGACCGATGAGTTATGTCAGCGCGCCGCAAGATGCGGGGGCAAGATGAAGGTCCGGTGATGATATATGAAACCCCGTTTCCGAGCCGGCGAGATCTTGAAAGACCTGCACCCAAAGGCCAACGCGAGCGGCGATGGCCTCATAAGCCTTTGGCGATTGCGTCCGAGAAGGAGCGGTCGACGAGATCCTCGGCATCAAGCTTTCGCTTGATGAGACCCCAGCGGAAGTAGAGGTCGATCGTGCTCTGTTCATCCCTCGTCACACTGTCGTCGATATGCGCAATGCGCACCGCGCACGAGCCAATGCAGCGGGACCCCGGCCGGGATGTTCATCAACCTGCCCCACGTCTCGGCATAGCCGCGGGTGTTGTTGAGCGACCAGGCCCTTGCGGCCGCGAGCCGGCGGTGAAGTGCGGTCAATTCGAGTCGCTTATCACGAATGGAAATCGCGGTTGCGACTTGGAAGCCGAGACCTGGCGTCAATCCTTCCGCGCTGATCACGCGGCGCGATTTGAATAGGACTTCCTCCTGGCCGACATAGGGTTCCCATGTCGACCAGGCATCTACAGAACCTTGGCTGCAGGCGAGCTCGGCATCGGACGGCGCAAGAAACGTGATCTGCACGTCATCTGCCTTCCAGCCCATCTTCTCGAGCGCGGCCAGGTTGGCAATCACTCCAGATACGAAACGGGCAGCGAGAAATCCGATTACGACGCCACTGGTGACCAGTCCCACCGCGCGCCCGCGTTCGGACGGTGCCGCGAGCTGCCGGCCCCCACCTCGGCTGTCGTGCCGGGATGAGCGCGATGACACCGGAGCGGCGCGGCAGGTCGCAATCCTCAAGCGGCGACGAGCGTCTTCCTACGCTATGGCTTCAAGAAACATCTTCAATGGACCACGTGGCCCGAGCCGTAGTGATTTCGCGCCAGGACGTGTACCTCCATTTCCCGACCAAAAAAGCTCTATTTTGCGACCGTGGTCACGTACCTCCTGAGGACAATGCGCACCCGGAGCAAGGACGGCTCTCGCTCGCGAATATCTCAACATCGAGGAGCGCGTGCTCGGCCCCCTTGAGGCCCTTCACGGCAATGTAGTCGGTGCCGAGCACCTCGGCGAACTGATCGCGAGCACGGCAGCACCCATCGGCCCCGTTTTTCTAGGAGATGGAGAACGCATTGGTTCTCCAACGTAGCCTGCCTGTTGGCCTCCGCGGGCGTCGCCGCGCGTTGTAAGGCGGCAAGGGGTATCTGCCAAGAACCTCGCGGACCGCCTCTCGGCGCATCGATGGCGCTCGACCTCGAGCGCGTCAACCAACGGGAGCTGACCTGGCTCGATGCCAAGGTGGTCGAGCTCGGCCGCGAACTCACTGTGGCTACGCCGGTCCACAGCATGACGTATACCTTGCTCAACCCCTGCACGATAGGGACGCCGAGGAATGACGCTGGGTCGGCATTCGATCGGACGTATCGACGGTAATACAACCGCTGGCCGCGCGCGACACGCAGGTGCACAGCTTCCCGTTCGTCGCCTGCTCCTCGCTGCTGAAGAACACGTCGCGATGATAGACCGGGGCCGATGCCTCCAGGATCGGCAGGACGCACAGCCCACATTCCCCGCGTCGGCAACCGAAGATCATGTCGACGCCTGCATCTTCAAGCGCCTCCAGCATCGAACGGTTGGCGGGGACGTCGACTTCGAGACCCAGCCGGGGAATCCTAATCTTGAACGGCACGTCCGCAAAGTTGCCAGCATTGCCAAACGTCTCGTAGCGGAGGTGCGCCACGGGCCTGCCTGCTTCGCACCACAGGCGCCTGGTCGCCTCCAACATGCCGAAGGGGCCACACACATAGAGCTCGCCGCGCCGATCGAGTTGGGCGATCTCGCCGGCGATGTCGATGCGCTGTCCCTCTTCATCGACGAAGAGCTGAAGCCGTTCGCCGATGTAACGGGCTAGCTCGTCTGCGAGAGCCAAGTCGCCGCGGCTGCGCGCGGCATAGAGCAGTCGAAAATTCGCGCCCGCTTGCTTCAGCGCCAGTGCCATTGTGTAGATCGGCGTGATGCCGATGCCGCCGGCGAGCAGCAGATATTCCGGCCGGCCGTAGCTCAATTCGAAGCTGTTGCTCGGTGCGGAGATCGTAAGCCGCTCGCCCGCCTTAAGGCGCCACATGCCGATAGACCCGCCCCGGCTGGACGCGAGCCGCTTGACGGCGATGCGATAGAGTCCGTCCGGACAAGGTCCTATAAGTGAATAGCTGCGAAGCTGCGGCCGGCCGTCAATGGGTACAACGACGTCGATGTGACTACCGGGCGTTGCGGTGACGAATGCGCGGTCCGGCTCGATCTCGAAGAGACGGACGTCAGGGGTAAGCTCGCGCGTGGTGCGAAGGCGCGCGGCTGCCCATTCGATCGGCTTGGTCATGACCTTTCGCTCACTCGGCCGCAACATTTGCGATCACGCGGGCCTGTTCGTCGACCAGCATCCGGTCGATCAGCCGCCGCGCCCAGAGCGAGCCCGCATCGATGTTGAGATCGTAGAAGGGCGAACGCGGGTTCTTGTCGATCGCGGCCTGCTGCGCCTCCAATATCCTGTGATCCTGATCGTAGACGCCCGCTCCGCCATTGACATGCGCGAGCTGGAGCTCTTTCGTCAGTTGCGCATCATGCGTGCGATAATTTCGGACGAAGTTCCAGAAATAGTGGCAGGTCATCTCGGTCTCGGGAGTGATCGCCGCCAAGAACGCGCCGTTGGCGCCGTGCGAGCGGTCGCCTTGTGGCGCGCCCGTACCTGTCAGCGCCACGCCGACGTCGCCGACAACGACCGACGGTGCCTGGAACGTCACGATTTGCCAGCGATCGACACGGCCCGGCCGTCCGAGCTGGCGCGCCCAGAACGGGGGCGGCTCGATATCGATCATCCAGCGCGTCATCGTCGCCGTGTCGCCGGTGTGGGTCACATCGAAGGGCGCGGCCGTGATCGCCTCGTCGCCGATGCTGCCGGCGTGAACGTAGGTCTCGTGAGTGAGGTCCATGAGATTGTCGATCACAAGGCGATAGTCGCATTTCAACTGATAGAACGTGCCTCCCTCGCCGACCCATTGCGTGCCGTCGTTTCGGTGAAAATCCGGAATTGTGGCAGGGTCCGCCAGCGCGGGGTCACCGGGCCACAGCCAGACCAGGCGATGCCGCTCGACGACCGGATAGGCGCGCACGCAGGCTGACGGATTGATCGTCTTCTGCGCGGGCATGTAGGTGCAGCGGCCGGCCGAATTGAAGACCAGCCCGTGATAGCCACACATGACGTCATCGCCCTTGAGATGTCCGAGCGACAGCGGCAGCAGCCGGTGCCAGCAGGCATCCTCCAGCGCGGCGATCACCCCGTCGGTGAGCCGGTAGAGCACGACGTTCTTGCCGCAGATGGTGCGGGCGGAAAGCTCGCGGCCGATTTCGTGGCACCATGCAGCAGCGTACCAGGCGTTGAGCGGAAAAGGCTTTGATGCGTTCATAGTGGCGTCTCTCCCTGGTCGGGTCGATGGTCGCGGGCTTGTCTAAGCCCATTCCAATAGCCTGCGCCTTGCCGCCCTGGCATGAGATGTTCCTCGGCGATCACTCATCACCCTCAAATGACAAGCGCTGACAATAGCCACGCCGCTCGAATTGGCTTTTCAATGAGCTGCAGGCGCCGCCAAGGCTACAACCTGATGCTACGTCAGGTTCAAGTTATTTCGTGCTCATCTTACACGCACGGCGATGTAGAGCAGAGCGCCAGAAGCCGCGTCCTTTTCGAACTGCTCGATCTCAATTAGAACCGCAGCAGGGCGGCGCGTCGTGCGACTAGGGCCACATGATGTGCTTTCGCCTCATTTCTCAATTCGATCAGAAGTACGGCGCAGCCAAGACAGGAAATTTGCGGCGAACCGGCGGGGGTTCCATTTCGCAGAGTCCGAGAAGCAGGTGTCTCTAATTGCGATGTCTGTCAGTGGACCAAGTTGCTTTCTCTCCTCCCTTTGGAAGTTGCCCTTCTAAATGGATCAATTCCGCCGCGAGGCAGTGAGCACAGATGCGCAGCAAAGGGGTACGAGGGACACGTCCTCAGGCGGCTTCATCCTGCGGCGCGTGTTCTCGTTGTTGTTGACGACATCGACGCGATTGTTTTGCCAAGCCACGCCTCCGCTGACATAGGTCAGCGTGTGGCCCTGCGGGCCCAACGTGCTCGTTCTTGAGCACGAGAGCTGTCTGTCTTCGATGCGTGCGGCCGCCACGTCTTGGATTATGACGGCGAGCGCCCTGCGGGTCAGCCGCACCCTTGCACCGTCAACCCAATGAATTGGACCGGCCGAGGGCGTGGTGACCGGCATGCCGACGGCCGGTGCCCTCTTTATCGCCGCCATCGCTTCCGACCAGAAGTGATCAGCGATGCGTTGGAGGGTATTTCCGGTTTGACTTACGTTTGCGGCCCATGACACCGAGCGTCAGTGAGGACGGCAATTTGGCAAGGCGCTCTCCGATCGGATCCGCCAGCGCGCTCCCGCTCGCGGCGACAAATGGCACCTGGACCAACCCCTTGTCTCGATCGTGGGCAAACGATGGCTCTTGGCGCGCTGTCGACCAGCGGGGCTTTGTTCTCGCCATCCTGATCCAGCGCCGAAAAGACTCGCGCGCGGCCCAGCGGCTCATGAAGAAGCTCTTGAAATCCGCCGGCACGCCGCCGCGCGTGATGATCACGGACAGCTCCGTTCGTATGGCGCTATGATCTCCGCGGCAGCTAGGTATGCTAGTCCTGCATGATCGTTTCGATCTCCGCGCGAAAGGCACGGCGCGAGAAGGCGCGTGAATAGAACATGTGTCCGCCCGGATAGACCACGAGTTTGACTCGCGGTGCCGAGGCAAAGGGCGGCAACTGATCGAGCGCCATCTTCGAGCCGAAATAAGGCGTCGCAATATCGAAAAGGCCGTGTCCAACCAGCACGTTCATTGTCGCGTCCGTCGCAAGGATGTGGCGCAGGTCCGAGAGCGACTCTGGAGAACTGCCGTGGCCGAAATCCCACGCCCGAATGACCGCGCCGTTGGCCAGTTCATAGGAGCCGTCCGGCCGCCAGTTGAGCTTGCACCTCAGGACGTCGACAGCGGCACTCGTCAGCGGCGCCTGCAGTGCATCGGCCGAGGGGTCGCCGAAGCGGTGGACATCGGAATCCGGATAGGGATCAAGGCCGCGCACGGATGCGTCATAACGGCCGGTCACCTTGCCGCTCTCGCGATCGAACTCGCGGCAGAATTCGCTGACGTCAAGGCGCCCGGCAAGCCGTCGGCTTACGGCCGGGTCCATGCCGATCAAGGCGGCAACCTTGTCGGCGAGACGGCTTGTGGCCTCCTTGTCGGCCCTGCCCTTGACGAGGTCGGCTAGGAATTCGCCACGTGCGTAATCTTCCACGTCGGCGATGTCGGCTCGACTGACCGCTACCTTGCCCTCGCCCTTGGCCTCACGGGCCACCGCGACATAGCTTGGCAGCGTCGCAACATGTTGCAGAAGGCTCTTGCCTGTGAACTCGTTATAGTCGAACAGCGGCGAGATCAGGATCAGACCCTTCACGCCGACGCCCTGCCGCATCTGCAGATTGCGCACGACCTTCGGTCCGCGAATGCCGCCATAGCTTTCGCCCACGACATATTTCGGCGAGGAGAGCCGCTCGTGCCTCTCGAGCCAGCGGCGGATCACCAGCGCGATCGAACTGGCATCGCCATCGACTGAATAGAATTGCTTGCTCACATCGTCGTCCGTCGCCACGAAACGGCTATAGCCGGTGCCGACGGGATCGATGAAGACGAGGTCGGTAAAATCCAGCCAGGTCTCGGCGTTAGGCCTGATCTCGGGCGAGACCGACGGCGTGACGAACTCCGCATCGATCGGCAGCCGCCATGGCCCGGCGCTGCCATATTGCAGCCAAGCCGATGCCGCGCCCGGGCCGCCATTGAAAAGGAATGTGACTGGACGGCTGGCACGATCTGTCCCGCCGAGCTGATAAGAGGTGTAGGCGATGTCCGCCTGCGGCTCGCCCTTGTCGCCAAACACGCGGATCGAACCAGCAGTCGCGATGAAACCAAGCGTCCGCCCGGGCAACTCGACCGTCTGTGGGGTGGTAGAATCTGGCGGCAGGCGATGCTCGATGGACCATGGGGGACTTGGTGTGCCAGCGCTGCGCGCGTCCGTGCCACTGGCCTTCGCCGTGGCATCGGGGCGCGGGGCGGGATCGTCGGCCCCGGCGCTCCCCGTCACGGAAAGACAACCAGGGCCAGCGCAACAGAAGTGCGGCGCAGCGGGGTCAAAACCCAACGCATCGAGTTTTTCCTATCCCGGCCGTATTTCGCGTTGTCGCGCAAAAGCAGTGGGTCGGCCTAGCCGCCAGTTTGGGTTTGCGTTCAGGGACAGGCCGAACTAACAAGCATTTATTCACGTGGGTCTGGCCTTGTTGCACGACGCGTGTCTCCCAAAACGGCTCTACTCACTTAGCTGAGAGCGGGGAACCTACTAAGTCTAGCAGGCCGTGGACGGCGCTCGCCGCAGATCGGCGGCGTAATTTAATTCATTGGCTTCGACGAGATTCGGAGATGGTGCGTGCGCGGCGGCGACAAGAGAACGATCGATCTGCTCAGCTCCGTTGATCTTGAGGTGCGGGTGCGGCGAGATCATCTGGCGCGAGCGATCCGCACGATTGGGAAAGGCCCTTCCATGCCAGAGCGCGAATTGGGCGCGCACTATTCGGCGATGCGGCCGTCGATCCGCCGGAGCAGCTGCTGGGGGCGGCGCTGCTGCAAGAATCTTACTCGATTCGATCGTCTCATCCGAATTGATGGCAGGGAGCCAATGTGGCGATGCTTCAAATGCGAGTCCGCTGGCTCATTCCGCTCTGATGCCACCGCCGCGGTGTGGCGGCGTCGGGACGATCAGCGTGGTCAGATCGGGTACGTCGCCGCATCTCCGCATCACCTCGGCCTCGCCGAAGTCGCCGCTCGATGGGTCCTCCGTCCTCGAGAAGGCGGATTGCGCCAATGAGGCCGCAGTTGCGGGACAACGCCTCGATGCGCCTCACGGCGGTGTTGGCGGCGATGCATTCCGCCGCCTTGCCGACTGCAACTCCATCGACGTGGCAGGTGACATCCATCGCGGTCACTCCTTGCGATCGCGCGATCGATCGAACCGGCCTCGCGCAATCGTAGAACCGACGTTCGAAGCTTGCCGAGCGTTGAAACGAAATGGCGGCCTAACCGGGCACCCGCGGGCGCTCCGGCAGGTTTCACCCATCGAGTCCAGGACCTCGCGAACTTTCGCCATGGCCGACCGGGCGATATGCCGGTCGGTAGATCCCGGCGCGCGATGTCGAAGGCGCGCTCGGGGCGTGCGGGTCGGCGCGATTTTACGTCAAGTTGCTCCTCGCACTCGCGAATGGCGCCGGACTCCTGCAGCAGCGCAACTTGGTGGGGCCTGGCATGTTCTGCCTTTTCCGATAATTCTGAAACTGAAATCGGACTCGCGTCCAGCTACGTAACGTTTGCCCTTTGTGCTCCGAGAACCAAAGCGCGGCCTTCAAATTGGCTGAATGGCATCAGAACGAGAATCACGAGAATCCGGGAGGTTGATCGCCGCGAGCCGCGTTATCGTCTTCCAACGGCTTGTCTTTGAGATCGTTCTTGAGGTTCGCCAGCATGCTGCGGCAGGTGCTGGCGATATATCCTTCGATCTGCTGGTATGTTGGGGACGTCTTGGCCGCATTCATTTCGGCGACCACGCCGGGCAACGCGGCGAGAACCGCTTGAGACAACGCGGCGACTCTACGTTTCACCTGGGTGGCTGACAGCGCGTTTTCCTCGGCGAAGCGATCCCAGTGTCTCGCCCCGATGTACCGGCCACGGTTCTTCCCGGCGATTTTCATCGCGAGATTCCTCGTCACGCCCTCATAGATCTCGCCATTCATCACATCGTAGAGCGGAGCCATCGTCACGGCGCCGCCCGCCTCGAGCAGCAAGGAATAGTTCTTTGCGTGCGCATCGACATTTCCGGTAAGAACGTTGAAGACCACGTAATCGACGAAACGGACCTTGTTCGCGGCCGCATTGCCGGTCGGGGTCAACACGTCGAGGCAGGCCTTCAGTCCCGGCCCGGACTGCTTGGTCTGCGGATTCCATTCGTACTTCAGATGCGGAATGTAGCCGGTGGCCTGGCAGAAATCCTCCTGATGGATTCTGCGAACCCGCCCCCTTTTGATCGGTCTGTCGTAGCGTTTGACCAACAGGTATTCGACGTCCTCCGCCCTGCCTGTCGAGCATTCCGCCACTGGCAGCTTCACCGCAGCGGCCAGGCGGAGGCA
This region includes:
- a CDS encoding DUF3551 domain-containing protein; translation: MPNLPTIGVLALAILVDFGSPSIAAPRRYIPPARQDIYCLQGRTWGYPGNCQFSTYDQCMATASGTYAYCGMNPIYAFQRQGGQLR
- a CDS encoding DUF3422 domain-containing protein — its product is MIGELDLRTFTPHPQRDAVLGEVHARPFTRLDSPFSVIHLAFLAQGEAAASDRCRFIDFCVDRNLPPPGQSAKHHQIAIGPATLRWEQHAEFTTFSWFWTNANRPAAHQFDKVDDAVRSLIRALRQSGQLLVAIRLEVEQDASPAKRAEQIFDKNSLAMVATKSGAGVAASDFRVDEKGFTKILVCDLGLTSHDLGALVQRLLEIETYRPLALLGLSAALELAPSVDRIDGRLVEALEKMQSGAGLQFNNHLLAELTAMAASFERGATGSLFRFGASRAYNELVQSRLSIIEGNDVSGYPTWSSFLARRMAPAMRTCATVEDRQATLSVKLARAADLLRTRVDVEIERQNRDLLHAINERARQQLRMQCTVEGLSVGAIGYYVVSLFSYLAKGAHDVGLRVEPSFLTAAFVPIAVGVIWVVSYNIRKRHLKHDDAPSAARD
- a CDS encoding ketopantoate reductase C-terminal domain-containing protein produces the protein MALDLERVNQRELTWLDAKVVELGRELTVATPVHSMTYTLLNPCTIGTPRNDAGSAFDRTYRR
- a CDS encoding aromatic ring-hydroxylating dioxygenase subunit alpha gives rise to the protein MNASKPFPLNAWYAAAWCHEIGRELSARTICGKNVVLYRLTDGVIAALEDACWHRLLPLSLGHLKGDDVMCGYHGLVFNSAGRCTYMPAQKTINPSACVRAYPVVERHRLVWLWPGDPALADPATIPDFHRNDGTQWVGEGGTFYQLKCDYRLVIDNLMDLTHETYVHAGSIGDEAITAAPFDVTHTGDTATMTRWMIDIEPPPFWARQLGRPGRVDRWQIVTFQAPSVVVGDVGVALTGTGAPQGDRSHGANGAFLAAITPETEMTCHYFWNFVRNYRTHDAQLTKELQLAHVNGGAGVYDQDHRILEAQQAAIDKNPRSPFYDLNIDAGSLWARRLIDRMLVDEQARVIANVAAE
- a CDS encoding peptidase S10; the protein is MPGRTLGFIATAGSIRVFGDKGEPQADIAYTSYQLGGTDRASRPVTFLFNGGPGAASAWLQYGSAGPWRLPIDAEFVTPSVSPEIRPNAETWLDFTDLVFIDPVGTGYSRFVATDDDVSKQFYSVDGDASSIALVIRRWLERHERLSSPKYVVGESYGGIRGPKVVRNLQMRQGVGVKGLILISPLFDYNEFTGKSLLQHVATLPSYVAVAREAKGEGKVAVSRADIADVEDYARGEFLADLVKGRADKEATSRLADKVAALIGMDPAVSRRLAGRLDVSEFCREFDRESGKVTGRYDASVRGLDPYPDSDVHRFGDPSADALQAPLTSAAVDVLRCKLNWRPDGSYELANGAVIRAWDFGHGSSPESLSDLRHILATDATMNVLVGHGLFDIATPYFGSKMALDQLPPFASAPRVKLVVYPGGHMFYSRAFSRRAFRAEIETIMQD
- a CDS encoding type II toxin-antitoxin system HipA family toxin is translated as MRLQESAPAAAGDSLDVRYEDRLIGRIRRRTEAVQDIEFVYDEAWMSDPNSFPVSTRMPLARRLHEPDIVYSWFLNLLPEGRTLQTIGAILRIPETDVFALLEEMGEDLPGALEISRPLDERRKRNPRYRKLTEAELAETIRKLPDRPFLVGEEGIHMSLAGAQDKLPVVQYPDGAIGLALDGMPTTHILKPANKRFHSAVENEAFCLRLAAAVKLPVAECSTGRAEDVEYLLVKRYDRPIKRGRVRRIHQEDFCQATGYIPHLKYEWNPQTKQSGPGLKACLDVLTPTGNAAANKVRFVDYVVFNVLTGNVDAHAKNYSLLLEAGGAVTMAPLYDVMNGEIYEGVTRNLAMKIAGKNRGRYIGARHWDRFAEENALSATQVKRRVAALSQAVLAALPGVVAEMNAAKTSPTYQQIEGYIASTCRSMLANLKNDLKDKPLEDDNAARGDQPPGFS
- a CDS encoding PDR/VanB family oxidoreductase is translated as MTKPIEWAAARLRTTRELTPDVRLFEIEPDRAFVTATPGSHIDVVVPIDGRPQLRSYSLIGPCPDGLYRIAVKRLASSRGGSIGMWRLKAGERLTISAPSNSFELSYGRPEYLLLAGGIGITPIYTMALALKQAGANFRLLYAARSRGDLALADELARYIGERLQLFVDEEGQRIDIAGEIAQLDRRGELYVCGPFGMLEATRRLWCEAGRPVAHLRYETFGNAGNFADVPFKIRIPRLGLEVDVPANRSMLEALEDAGVDMIFGCRRGECGLCVLPILEASAPVYHRDVFFSSEEQATNGKLCTCVSRAASGCITVDTSDRMPTQRHSSASLSCRG